One Candidatus Neomarinimicrobiota bacterium DNA window includes the following coding sequences:
- a CDS encoding Gfo/Idh/MocA family oxidoreductase, which translates to MGHKKIRTAVVGVGYLGRYHVEQLLQIPAADLVGIYDLNGATQEAICQRYQVHGFANLEETLAAAEAISVVVPTDQHFVVTEQALRAGRHVFVEKPISQTLAEADALLRLAEQQDRLIQVGHIERLNPAVQALEKYDLAPRFIEGHRLAPFSPRGSDVPVVLDLMIHDIDVVLHLVKSPLKTVRANGVSVITDSVDIATARLEFENGAVANLTASRISQKQMRKLRLFQHELYVSVDFLQQLTEVYRLVAEGESPPEATLTMPLEFNDRRRLISYEKPDIIESNALHLELGNFIRSAAGLEKPVVDGYSARAALDVAIRIEAAIAESS; encoded by the coding sequence ATGGGGCACAAGAAAATACGCACCGCCGTTGTAGGCGTAGGTTACCTGGGCCGCTACCATGTGGAGCAGCTGCTGCAGATACCGGCAGCTGATCTGGTGGGGATATATGACCTCAATGGCGCCACCCAGGAGGCAATCTGTCAACGCTATCAGGTCCACGGGTTCGCCAATCTTGAGGAGACGTTGGCGGCGGCGGAGGCCATATCGGTGGTGGTGCCCACCGATCAGCACTTTGTGGTGACCGAGCAGGCCCTACGGGCCGGGCGCCACGTCTTCGTGGAGAAGCCCATCAGCCAGACCCTGGCTGAGGCCGATGCGCTGTTGCGGCTCGCGGAGCAGCAGGACCGGCTCATTCAGGTGGGCCATATCGAGCGGCTGAACCCAGCTGTCCAGGCGCTGGAAAAGTACGATCTGGCCCCCCGGTTCATCGAAGGACACAGGCTCGCCCCCTTCTCCCCCCGAGGCAGCGACGTTCCCGTGGTGCTCGACCTGATGATCCACGATATTGACGTGGTCCTGCACCTGGTAAAATCGCCGCTGAAAACTGTACGCGCCAACGGTGTCAGTGTTATCACCGATTCGGTGGATATCGCCACGGCCCGCCTGGAGTTCGAGAACGGTGCGGTGGCCAACCTCACGGCCAGCCGCATTTCCCAGAAGCAGATGCGCAAGCTGCGGCTGTTTCAGCACGAACTCTACGTGAGCGTCGACTTTCTGCAACAGCTGACGGAAGTCTACCGACTGGTAGCAGAAGGCGAATCGCCGCCCGAGGCCACGCTGACCATGCCGCTGGAATTCAATGACCGGCGCCGGCTCATATCCTACGAAAAGCCCGATATCATTGAGAGCAATGCGCTGCACCTGGAGCTGGGCAATTTCATCCGGTCGGCGGCGGGCCTGGAAAAACCGGTGGTAGACGGCTATTCGGCCCGGGCAGCCCTCGATGTGGCGATTCGTATTGAAGCGGCCATCGCTGAGAGTTCGTGA
- a CDS encoding M15 family metallopeptidase encodes MQGPYERQLGLLLAAVLGSLAGHPAPAQDESQSSQTRHKLFPIEPKAYLLGHFRPDTTPDFVRLSPTLTSDPSAYLRSAAAAAVAELVQEAAGDGVRLVVISATRSFQGQRMIWDSKFTGERLAVGRNLAHDYPDTTARCLAILQYSSAPGTSRHHWGTDLDFNRTDRDYWRGGEGLAALTWLERHAARFGFVMAYPPDRGHGYAYEPWHWSYQPMARPLLRNYYHQLVGPDDIAGFAGAGAVRKLKWKEWYVYGVNEVLK; translated from the coding sequence ATGCAGGGGCCCTATGAACGCCAGCTGGGGCTGCTGCTCGCGGCGGTATTGGGATCGCTGGCCGGACATCCGGCCCCGGCCCAGGACGAGTCCCAATCCAGCCAGACGCGGCACAAGCTGTTCCCCATTGAGCCGAAAGCCTATCTGCTGGGGCACTTCCGGCCGGATACGACGCCCGACTTTGTGCGCCTGTCACCAACGCTGACAAGCGACCCGAGCGCCTACCTGCGTAGCGCTGCAGCGGCGGCGGTGGCGGAGCTTGTCCAGGAGGCAGCCGGGGATGGCGTACGGCTTGTGGTGATCTCCGCGACGCGCAGCTTTCAGGGACAGCGGATGATCTGGGACAGCAAATTCACCGGCGAGCGCCTAGCCGTGGGGCGCAATCTGGCGCATGATTATCCCGACACCACGGCGCGCTGCCTGGCCATCCTGCAATATTCGTCGGCGCCGGGGACCTCGCGGCACCACTGGGGCACGGACCTCGACTTTAACCGCACCGACCGGGACTACTGGCGCGGGGGCGAGGGTCTGGCCGCGCTAACCTGGCTGGAACGCCACGCCGCCCGCTTCGGCTTTGTCATGGCCTACCCCCCGGACAGGGGGCACGGTTACGCCTACGAGCCGTGGCACTGGTCCTACCAGCCCATGGCGCGGCCGCTGCTGCGAAACTATTATCACCAACTGGTGGGGCCTGATGATATCGCCGGATTTGCGGGTGCGGGAGCGGTGCGGAAATTGAAGTGGAAAGAGTGGTATGTCTACGGAGTCAACGAGGTTTTGAAGTGA